Proteins from one Flavobacterium branchiarum genomic window:
- a CDS encoding SDR family oxidoreductase — protein MSKVVLITGGSSGIGKSIGEFLHNKGFVVYGTSRTPEKVLNSVFPLVALDVRNAESIKTAITKIIQTTGRLDVVINNAGVGITGPLEEIPSEEIKNNFETNFFGPIEVMKAVLPQMREQKSGLIINITSIAGYMGLPYRSVYSASKGALELITEALRMEVKSFGITITNVAPGDFATNIAAGRYHAPVISGSAYEKVYGEVLSTMNEHVDAGGNPNEMAEAIYKIMQTDKPNVHYKVGAFMQKFSIVLKRILPDKVYEKMLMNHYKL, from the coding sequence ATGAGTAAAGTAGTGCTGATTACAGGCGGATCTTCGGGAATTGGAAAATCTATTGGTGAATTTTTACATAATAAGGGATTTGTAGTGTATGGAACGAGTAGAACTCCTGAGAAGGTTTTGAATTCTGTTTTTCCTTTAGTTGCTTTGGATGTTCGTAATGCGGAGTCGATTAAAACTGCAATTACTAAAATTATTCAAACTACAGGGCGTTTAGATGTTGTTATTAATAATGCTGGTGTTGGAATTACGGGGCCTTTGGAAGAAATTCCTTCTGAAGAAATCAAGAATAACTTTGAAACTAATTTTTTTGGACCTATTGAGGTTATGAAAGCTGTTTTACCTCAAATGCGTGAGCAAAAATCGGGATTGATTATAAATATCACTTCTATAGCTGGATATATGGGATTGCCTTACAGAAGTGTTTATTCGGCTTCTAAAGGGGCACTTGAGTTGATTACTGAAGCTTTACGAATGGAAGTAAAGTCTTTTGGTATTACTATTACTAATGTTGCTCCAGGTGATTTTGCTACTAATATTGCTGCAGGGCGTTATCATGCACCTGTAATCTCTGGTTCTGCTTATGAAAAAGTATACGGAGAGGTTCTTTCTACTATGAATGAACATGTGGATGCAGGCGGTAATCCTAATGAAATGGCAGAAGCGATTTATAAAATTATGCAGACTGATAAACCAAATGTGCACTATAAAGTTGGGGCATTTATGCAGAAATTTTCAATTGTTTTGAAACGTATTCTTCCTGATAAAGTTTATGAAAAGATGTTAATGAATCATTATAAGTTGTAA
- the fsa gene encoding fructose-6-phosphate aldolase, with amino-acid sequence MKFFIDTANLAQIKEAQALGVLDGVTTNPSLMAKEGITGKNNILKHYVDICNLVEGDVSAEVNALDYDGMIKEGEELAELHEQIVVKLPMTKEGVMAAKYFSDKGIKTNVTLVFSAGQALLAAKAGATYVSPFIGRLDDVSTDGLALIEEIRLIYDNYGYETEILAASVRHTMHIVNCAKIGADVMTGPLSAIYGLLKHPLTDIGLAQFVADFEKGNK; translated from the coding sequence ATGAAATTTTTTATTGACACAGCTAATTTAGCTCAAATTAAAGAAGCACAAGCATTAGGTGTTTTAGACGGAGTTACTACTAATCCATCATTGATGGCAAAAGAAGGAATTACTGGAAAAAATAATATTTTGAAACATTACGTTGACATTTGTAACCTTGTTGAAGGTGATGTTAGTGCCGAAGTTAATGCTTTGGATTACGACGGAATGATTAAAGAAGGAGAAGAATTGGCTGAATTACACGAGCAAATCGTGGTTAAATTACCAATGACTAAAGAGGGGGTTATGGCTGCTAAATATTTCTCTGATAAAGGAATTAAAACAAACGTAACTTTAGTATTCTCGGCTGGACAAGCTTTATTGGCAGCTAAAGCTGGTGCGACTTATGTTTCTCCTTTTATTGGTCGTTTAGATGATGTTTCTACAGACGGTTTAGCACTTATAGAAGAAATTAGATTGATTTATGATAACTACGGTTATGAAACTGAAATTTTGGCTGCTTCGGTACGTCACACTATGCATATCGTAAACTGTGCTAAAATTGGTGCTGATGTTATGACTGGGCCTCTTTCTGCAATTTATGGTTTATTGAAACACCCATTAACAGATATCGGATTGGCACAGTTTGTTGCTGATTTTGAAAAAGGGAATAAATAA
- a CDS encoding MFS transporter, with protein sequence MSSENVQTKWGQFIPLVVVFFFWGFVAASNDILIPVFKTAFNLSQGESQLVSLAFYIAYTVGSLIYMGISYLIKEDLVNKIGYKNGLSLGLLISALGTLLFYPAANTGSFPLMLSGLFIVALGFSLQQTVANPLAIALGPISTGSQRLTLAGGINNLGTTIGPLIVSFAIFGSSVDKTTTLSIESVKIPYLILGFAFLLVAILLKFSSLPDRPALVQEDAAIEGSIAKKSALQYPQLVMGMIAIFLYVGVEVSTASNLPAYMETKLGFLTHEVAPYISLYWASLMIGRWTGAVEAFTNDLSLQKILRFLAPYLAFGVFLGVNAIAKHDLTPFYIYGLIILVLIAADIASKGNPARMLLIFSSLGIIALAIGMSTHGMVSVYAITSVGLFCSTLWPCIFTLAVSGLGKNTSQGSSFLIMMIMGGGVISWLQGYVSESIGIQASYIIGVLCFAYLAFYAWKVSGILKKQGISFDKKLSGGH encoded by the coding sequence ATGAGTTCAGAAAATGTACAAACAAAATGGGGACAATTTATTCCTCTAGTGGTCGTATTCTTCTTCTGGGGATTCGTTGCAGCTAGTAATGATATATTAATCCCAGTATTTAAAACAGCCTTTAATTTATCACAAGGAGAAAGTCAGTTAGTATCATTAGCATTTTATATAGCTTATACTGTTGGATCTTTAATATATATGGGTATTTCTTACTTAATCAAAGAAGATTTAGTCAACAAAATTGGTTACAAAAACGGTTTATCATTAGGTTTATTAATTTCAGCTTTAGGAACATTATTATTTTATCCAGCTGCAAACACAGGATCTTTTCCATTAATGTTATCAGGTTTATTCATTGTTGCATTAGGATTCTCATTACAACAAACAGTTGCCAACCCGTTAGCAATCGCTTTAGGCCCTATTTCAACAGGCTCACAGCGTTTAACTCTAGCAGGTGGAATCAACAACCTTGGAACAACAATTGGTCCGTTAATCGTGAGTTTTGCAATCTTTGGATCAAGTGTTGACAAAACAACTACTTTAAGCATCGAAAGTGTAAAAATCCCTTATTTAATACTAGGATTTGCTTTCTTATTAGTTGCAATATTATTAAAATTCTCATCTCTTCCAGACAGACCAGCTTTAGTACAAGAAGACGCTGCAATTGAAGGTTCAATTGCAAAAAAATCTGCTTTACAATACCCACAATTAGTTATGGGAATGATTGCAATCTTTTTATATGTAGGAGTTGAAGTATCTACAGCGAGTAACTTACCTGCTTATATGGAAACCAAATTAGGATTCTTAACACACGAAGTAGCACCGTATATCTCGCTATACTGGGCGAGTTTAATGATTGGTCGTTGGACAGGTGCTGTTGAAGCATTTACAAATGACCTTAGCTTACAAAAAATATTACGTTTCTTAGCTCCATATTTAGCATTTGGTGTATTCTTAGGAGTAAATGCAATTGCAAAACACGATTTAACTCCATTCTATATCTACGGATTAATCATTTTAGTACTTATTGCTGCCGATATCGCTAGTAAAGGAAACCCAGCTAGAATGTTACTTATATTTTCTTCATTAGGAATCATTGCTCTTGCAATTGGTATGTCAACTCACGGAATGGTCAGCGTTTACGCAATTACTAGTGTTGGTCTTTTCTGTAGTACATTATGGCCTTGTATCTTTACATTAGCAGTAAGCGGACTAGGAAAAAACACAAGCCAAGGAAGTAGTTTCTTAATCATGATGATCATGGGTGGTGGAGTAATCAGTTGGCTACAAGGTTACGTTTCAGAAAGTATCGGAATCCAAGCTAGTTACATCATTGGTGTTTTATGTTTTGCTTACCTTGCATTTTACGCTTGGAAAGTAAGCGGAATCCTTAAGAAACAAGGAATAAGCTTCGACAAAAAATTATCAGGTGGTCACTAA
- a CDS encoding LytR/AlgR family response regulator transcription factor, producing MKIKCVLIDDEPLAIKVLQNYFTNFTDFEVTGTFVNALEALDFINNTSVDAVFLDINMPMMTGFELISLIENKTKVIITTAFREFAAESYDLEVLDYLVKPIPLPRFIKCINKITTEYNLKNNIKIENHRVEPHLFIKVDKKMIKINIDEILFVEGMKEYIKVVTLDKTYITHKSLTALSDELPADRFMRIHKSYLIAVNKVKFIEGNRIQIQSFTLPIGRNYSKEVKSKILE from the coding sequence ATGAAGATTAAATGCGTATTGATTGACGATGAACCATTGGCAATCAAAGTTCTACAAAACTATTTCACAAATTTTACCGATTTTGAAGTTACCGGTACTTTTGTTAACGCACTTGAAGCGCTAGATTTTATAAACAATACTAGCGTCGATGCTGTATTCTTGGATATTAATATGCCAATGATGACCGGCTTTGAACTCATTAGCCTAATAGAAAACAAAACAAAAGTTATTATAACCACAGCTTTTAGAGAGTTTGCAGCTGAAAGTTATGATCTTGAAGTTTTAGATTATTTAGTAAAACCTATTCCATTACCTCGATTTATAAAATGCATCAATAAAATTACAACTGAATACAATTTAAAGAACAACATTAAGATTGAAAATCACCGTGTTGAACCGCATCTTTTTATCAAAGTTGATAAAAAAATGATAAAGATAAACATTGATGAAATTTTATTTGTAGAAGGAATGAAAGAATACATTAAGGTTGTAACCCTTGATAAAACATACATCACACACAAGTCATTAACAGCATTATCAGATGAATTACCTGCTGATAGATTCATGCGTATTCACAAATCCTATCTAATTGCAGTCAATAAAGTGAAATTCATTGAAGGAAACCGAATACAAATCCAATCTTTCACTCTCCCTATAGGTAGGAATTATAGCAAAGAAGTAAAGAGTAAAATACTGGAATAA
- a CDS encoding sensor histidine kinase: protein MKFDIKLQNHLWFWGVYFILNFLRWGAYFNDYPYSFKSNLIEFSLHIPLVYFNLFVLVPRYVLKSKYTKYTFSLILSLFAIYLIKTALTYYIISQDIWPEANREYKPFEINHIVAVCIGELYVVAMASSVYLTLTWLRERERNRSLRENQFKIKLKYLENQIQPHFFFNTLNNLYALSLESSDKVPDVIIKLSKLMEYVLYDIKGTKYVKLIQEIDYIHNYVEIEKLRFENVEVSINLESDIDEVEVPPLIFISLIENAFKHGGLNNPNLKIKVNCKIIDNKILDFEVINNFVHSQNLNTKKGIGLTNTLKRLRLIYKNSYNLESKTKFNYYIIRLQIPINNED from the coding sequence ATGAAATTTGATATTAAACTTCAAAATCACCTTTGGTTTTGGGGAGTTTACTTTATATTAAATTTTTTAAGATGGGGAGCCTATTTTAATGATTATCCTTATTCCTTTAAATCAAACCTTATAGAATTCTCATTACACATACCTTTAGTATATTTTAATCTATTTGTTCTGGTACCTCGTTATGTATTAAAATCAAAATATACCAAATACACATTTAGTCTAATACTGAGCTTGTTTGCAATTTATTTAATAAAAACGGCTCTTACCTATTATATAATATCACAAGATATTTGGCCAGAAGCAAATCGTGAATACAAACCTTTTGAAATAAATCATATTGTAGCGGTATGCATTGGTGAATTATATGTAGTAGCAATGGCTTCTTCTGTATATCTAACTCTTACATGGTTGAGAGAAAGAGAAAGAAATCGATCGTTGAGAGAAAATCAATTTAAAATTAAATTAAAATATCTTGAAAACCAGATACAACCCCATTTTTTCTTTAACACTCTAAATAACCTATACGCATTATCTCTAGAATCATCTGATAAAGTTCCAGATGTGATTATCAAACTTTCTAAATTAATGGAATATGTTTTATATGACATAAAAGGAACGAAATATGTTAAATTAATTCAAGAGATTGATTACATCCATAATTATGTTGAAATAGAAAAACTCCGATTCGAAAATGTCGAAGTAAGCATCAATCTAGAATCAGACATAGACGAGGTAGAAGTTCCTCCTTTGATATTCATCTCGTTAATAGAAAATGCTTTTAAACATGGAGGCCTTAATAATCCCAATTTAAAGATAAAAGTAAATTGTAAAATCATTGATAATAAAATACTGGATTTTGAAGTAATAAATAATTTTGTACATTCACAAAATCTAAATACTAAAAAAGGGATTGGTTTAACTAACACACTAAAAAGACTAAGACTAATCTACAAAAACAGTTACAATTTAGAATCCAAAACCAAATTTAATTATTACATAATTCGCTTGCAAATACCTATTAATAATGAAGATTAA
- a CDS encoding SusC/RagA family TonB-linked outer membrane protein — MKKIFLIFMIVFTAQVSLAQVKNIKGVITDSDGLPLPGASVAVQGGQKGAITDFDGVFSIEAQKGQTLVFTYVGLETQNIVVGDATTINVKLQNASSNALNEVVVTSLGVKKSKKSLTYSAQELKGEELTRVKDANVINTIAGKIAGVAVTKSSGGTGGSTKVLIRGNSSITNSQPLYVIDGIPLYNGSSNQPNDSFGSTAGGNRDGGDVVSLINPDDYEGMTVLKGAAATVLYGSQGANGVILLSSKKTKENSSNLAVSSVTTFESVHSLPKFQNEYGTLNAQKSWGGKVDSKDFVKDFFNTGVTQITSLAFTSGSDIATTSLSYANTTASGVMEGNGLKKNNFGIRQTAKFFNNKLTVSADAKYTSQTIDNRPVNGLYSNPLTGVYLFQRANDFDYYKNNFEVFMPNRNLYGQNFYTPLNSDIYVQNPYWLINRNKSVDKDNFFNGNLALDFKANNWLSIGARYSYNRIENDFDKRIYATTNNTLAGVNGRYININTLSTQRYGDLIAKINTNFNENFSFNAIVGASINNTLANDATVLDSGITPGLINANLFTLGNFGSNKGVDNLSLQSTGSSREVQSVFASTTFGYKNMLYLDITGRNDWSSTLVNTKTGSYFYPSVGATAIISEMATMPDWINFGKIRATYAEVGNDVSAFVTSPKSTVQGGNLISPIVGPRPGEGLKPELKSEYEFGTEWRMFDNRLGLEVSYYKSETKNQYIQVPAPSTNPFGYTFYGINAGSIENKGFEVVLTGKIIKGDKFSWDTTINYSQNKNTVKEIPSELGGSIPLTPVNNVNYRYALTEGRPFGIIEGKEILKNDKGEIILDSKGNLSVDGKFKEVGNSNPDFMLGWSNTFKIGAFTANFLIDGRFGGDVMSITEAMNDSYGVSKRTGDARNAGGVPINGVKPDGSKVTSMPAEQYYSAVGGFAGATAEYVYDATNVSLREVSLGYTFNKKVIPFVNTATLSLIARNLFFIYKDAPFDPNIALSTGQGLQGVDIYGAPSTKSIGLNLNVTF; from the coding sequence ATGAAAAAAATTTTCTTAATCTTTATGATTGTTTTTACGGCTCAAGTTTCGCTTGCTCAAGTAAAAAATATCAAAGGTGTGATTACAGATTCTGATGGACTGCCGTTGCCAGGGGCTTCCGTTGCAGTTCAAGGGGGACAAAAGGGAGCTATTACCGATTTTGACGGTGTGTTTTCTATTGAAGCTCAAAAAGGACAAACATTGGTTTTTACTTATGTAGGTTTAGAAACGCAAAATATTGTAGTTGGAGATGCAACTACTATTAATGTAAAATTACAAAATGCAAGTTCGAATGCTTTAAATGAAGTTGTCGTGACTTCATTAGGTGTTAAAAAATCGAAAAAGTCTTTAACATATTCTGCACAAGAATTAAAAGGAGAAGAATTAACACGTGTAAAAGATGCTAACGTTATTAATACAATTGCTGGTAAAATTGCCGGTGTTGCAGTAACTAAGAGTTCTGGTGGTACTGGAGGATCTACAAAAGTACTTATTCGTGGTAACTCTTCTATTACTAATAGTCAACCTCTTTATGTTATTGATGGTATTCCTTTGTATAACGGAAGTTCGAATCAACCAAACGATTCTTTTGGTAGTACTGCTGGTGGTAACCGTGACGGAGGTGATGTTGTTTCTTTAATTAATCCAGATGATTATGAAGGAATGACTGTACTTAAAGGAGCTGCTGCAACTGTATTGTATGGTTCTCAAGGAGCTAACGGTGTTATTTTACTTTCTTCTAAGAAGACTAAAGAAAATAGTTCAAATTTAGCTGTTTCTTCTGTTACTACTTTTGAATCGGTACATTCTTTACCAAAATTCCAAAATGAATACGGAACTCTTAACGCACAAAAATCTTGGGGCGGAAAAGTAGATTCAAAAGATTTCGTTAAAGATTTCTTTAATACTGGTGTTACTCAAATTACATCTTTGGCATTTACGTCAGGATCAGATATTGCTACTACAAGTTTATCTTATGCTAATACTACTGCTTCTGGGGTTATGGAAGGAAACGGATTAAAGAAAAATAATTTCGGAATTCGTCAAACAGCTAAATTTTTTAATAATAAATTAACTGTTTCAGCTGATGCAAAATACACAAGTCAAACTATCGACAATAGACCAGTAAATGGACTTTATTCAAATCCTTTAACAGGAGTTTATTTGTTCCAAAGAGCTAATGATTTCGATTATTATAAAAATAATTTTGAAGTATTTATGCCTAATAGAAATCTTTATGGTCAAAATTTTTATACTCCATTGAATTCTGATATTTATGTTCAAAACCCTTATTGGTTAATCAACAGAAACAAATCTGTGGATAAAGATAATTTCTTTAACGGAAATTTAGCTTTAGATTTTAAAGCTAACAATTGGTTGAGTATTGGAGCAAGATATAGTTATAATAGAATTGAAAATGATTTCGATAAAAGAATTTATGCTACTACAAATAATACTTTGGCTGGTGTAAATGGAAGATATATTAATATAAATACATTAAGTACTCAACGTTATGGAGATTTAATTGCTAAAATTAATACTAACTTCAATGAGAATTTTAGTTTTAATGCAATAGTAGGTGCAAGTATTAATAATACACTAGCAAATGACGCGACTGTTTTAGATTCGGGTATTACTCCAGGACTTATTAATGCTAACCTTTTTACATTAGGTAACTTTGGAAGTAATAAAGGAGTAGATAATTTAAGTCTTCAGTCTACTGGTTCTTCAAGAGAGGTTCAGTCTGTATTTGCTTCTACTACTTTTGGTTATAAAAACATGTTGTATTTAGATATTACTGGACGTAATGATTGGTCTTCTACTTTAGTAAATACAAAAACAGGATCTTATTTTTACCCATCTGTAGGAGCAACGGCTATTATTAGCGAGATGGCAACTATGCCAGATTGGATTAATTTTGGAAAAATTAGAGCAACTTATGCAGAAGTTGGTAATGATGTTTCGGCTTTCGTAACTTCACCAAAATCAACTGTTCAAGGAGGTAACCTTATTTCTCCTATAGTTGGGCCTAGACCTGGAGAAGGATTAAAACCAGAGCTAAAATCAGAATATGAGTTTGGTACTGAGTGGAGAATGTTTGATAACAGATTAGGTTTAGAGGTTTCTTATTATAAATCAGAAACTAAAAATCAATATATTCAAGTTCCTGCGCCTTCAACAAATCCTTTTGGTTATACTTTTTACGGAATTAATGCTGGTAGCATTGAAAATAAAGGTTTTGAGGTTGTTCTTACTGGAAAAATTATTAAAGGAGATAAATTTTCATGGGATACTACAATAAACTATTCTCAAAACAAGAATACAGTTAAAGAAATCCCTTCAGAATTAGGAGGTTCAATTCCTTTAACTCCTGTAAACAATGTTAACTACAGATATGCTTTAACTGAAGGTAGACCTTTTGGAATTATTGAAGGAAAAGAGATTCTTAAAAACGATAAAGGGGAAATTATTTTAGATTCAAAAGGTAATTTATCTGTTGATGGTAAATTTAAAGAAGTAGGGAATTCAAATCCAGATTTTATGTTAGGTTGGTCTAACACATTTAAAATTGGTGCTTTTACGGCTAACTTCTTGATTGACGGACGTTTTGGAGGAGATGTAATGAGTATTACTGAGGCTATGAATGACTCTTATGGAGTTTCAAAAAGAACTGGAGATGCAAGAAATGCTGGTGGTGTTCCAATTAATGGAGTTAAACCAGATGGTTCAAAAGTGACTTCAATGCCAGCTGAACAATATTACAGTGCAGTTGGTGGATTTGCTGGAGCTACTGCTGAGTATGTTTATGATGCAACAAACGTTAGTTTAAGAGAGGTTTCATTAGGTTATACTTTTAATAAAAAAGTTATTCCATTTGTTAACACAGCGACTTTATCATTAATAGCAAGAAATTTATTCTTCATTTATAAAGATGCTCCATTTGATCCTAACATTGCTTTAAGTACAGGTCAAGGTTTACAAGGTGTTGATATATATGGTGCACCATCAACAAAAAGCATTGGACTTAATTTAAATGTAACTTTCTAA
- a CDS encoding SusD/RagB family nutrient-binding outer membrane lipoprotein, with protein MKTNHIKKSLICFGLLTLVGCTDNFNEINSNPDAFTYLETTQDFNHINGPFKTMFDNVGVNTPGWKYQLANDLSGNNWGGYTAAPGFDGANNLSYALSDNWNLWAWEAAYAQVMANFFKVEREAKGKYDEFFALATIIKVQTLHKVADAWGPIVYSKFGTTDPAIGYDSQEEVYGFMFKDLDFAVAELTKRVDAGEESSFNNIDRSSYKGDYKRWVIYANSLRLRLAMRIVKVNPALAKAEAEKAVSQKFGVMTTADDTFIVNKDVSQHPLRVVSYDYNDSRMSADMESIMGGYNDPRMKVYFATSIKYPGEYKGIRTGGIMGDKTLHQDFSNFGKIIKEDKQVVWLNTAEIYFLRAEGALRGWNMGGDAGTFYKAGITASFDQLATGGAADYILDNVKTAKDYVDPVASFNSGLAVNKVTIAWDPAATNEVKLQKIITQKWIANFPDGFEAWSDHRRTGYPKLLPVLNNQSGGKISTELGVRRINFVQTEKDGNPEGLKTGIAKLGGPDHGGTRTWWDTTGPNF; from the coding sequence ATGAAAACAAATCATATAAAAAAATCATTAATCTGTTTTGGTCTTTTAACCTTAGTTGGTTGTACAGATAATTTTAATGAAATTAACAGTAATCCTGATGCTTTTACCTATTTGGAAACAACTCAGGACTTTAATCACATCAACGGGCCTTTTAAAACTATGTTTGACAACGTAGGAGTTAATACTCCAGGTTGGAAATACCAGTTGGCTAATGATTTATCTGGAAACAATTGGGGTGGATATACAGCTGCACCAGGTTTCGATGGGGCCAATAATCTTTCGTATGCACTTTCTGACAACTGGAATCTTTGGGCTTGGGAAGCAGCTTATGCACAAGTGATGGCGAATTTCTTCAAAGTAGAAAGAGAAGCTAAAGGTAAATATGATGAGTTTTTTGCTCTTGCTACAATTATAAAAGTACAAACTTTACATAAAGTAGCAGATGCATGGGGTCCAATTGTATACTCTAAATTTGGTACTACCGATCCAGCAATTGGGTATGATTCTCAAGAAGAAGTTTATGGATTTATGTTTAAAGACTTAGATTTTGCTGTTGCAGAATTGACAAAAAGAGTTGATGCAGGAGAGGAAAGTTCTTTTAATAATATTGATCGTTCATCATACAAAGGAGATTACAAAAGATGGGTTATATATGCTAATTCTTTAAGATTAAGATTAGCGATGCGTATTGTAAAAGTTAATCCAGCATTAGCAAAAGCAGAAGCTGAAAAAGCAGTTAGTCAAAAATTTGGTGTAATGACTACGGCTGATGATACTTTTATCGTAAATAAAGATGTGTCGCAACATCCTCTTAGAGTAGTTTCTTATGATTATAATGATAGTCGTATGTCTGCAGATATGGAGTCTATTATGGGTGGATATAATGATCCTAGAATGAAAGTTTATTTTGCTACCTCTATAAAATATCCTGGAGAATATAAAGGAATTCGTACTGGAGGAATTATGGGAGACAAAACGTTACATCAAGATTTTTCTAACTTCGGTAAGATAATTAAAGAAGACAAACAAGTTGTTTGGTTAAATACGGCTGAAATTTATTTCTTAAGAGCTGAAGGAGCTTTAAGAGGTTGGAATATGGGTGGTGATGCAGGAACATTTTATAAAGCTGGTATTACTGCATCTTTTGATCAACTTGCTACTGGTGGTGCCGCTGATTACATTCTAGATAATGTAAAAACGGCTAAAGATTACGTAGATCCAGTTGCTTCATTTAATAGTGGTTTAGCTGTAAATAAAGTGACTATTGCTTGGGATCCTGCAGCAACTAATGAGGTGAAATTACAAAAAATTATCACTCAAAAATGGATTGCTAACTTCCCTGATGGTTTCGAAGCTTGGTCTGATCACCGTAGAACGGGTTATCCTAAATTGTTACCAGTTCTTAATAATCAAAGTGGAGGTAAAATTAGTACCGAACTTGGTGTAAGAAGAATAAATTTTGTACAGACTGAAAAAGATGGAAATCCTGAAGGTCTTAAAACAGGTATTGCAAAACTTGGAGGACCTGATCATGGTGGAACTAGAACTTGGTGGGATACTACTGGTCCTAACTTCTAA